The Deltaproteobacteria bacterium nucleotide sequence CTCACACAGGTTTTTAGACAAGCTCAAGCCTCGTCGATTATTCGTTTCGCCCATGAAATCAATATGGGATCGGTTCCAAAAATATTATCTCCATTAACTCATCCCTCTGGGTTTAAGGAGGGAAATGATTGTTTATTTCTAGATGCGGACGAGGCCACGAAAGATCAAATTCAATTTATTCAAAAGGCCAAATATTTAATGGAGGCTGCAAGAAATAAGGAAGGCGGCGTTTTGCTGAGGCAGGGCGAGTCTTGGATCGGACGTGTGCAAAGCTCCTTATCCGGAGTCGAGGTTGATAAGCTCTATCGGCCAGAACAAGTAGATGTTGAATCCATTAAAGCGCCAGTGTTGGTGATACCTGAAAAATATAAACATGTGAATTTGGAAAAACTGGCCCAGGCAAAGTCTGGGAGTGAAGAGCTTGCTTCTGTTCTTAAAAATATTCATCCATGGTCCTCCCTTCACTATGGAATGAATGCCGTCGATTCTCTGCTGAGATTGTATCATAAAACAATACCTGAGTGGTTGGGACCAAAGGTGGAAATACAAGTTCTGACTCCCCAGGTTCGTGGAAGCATGGGAACTATGAATCTGAATTCCTGCCTGCAAGATCTGTGTAATCCACAGAGTCCACAGAAAAAACAATTAAAGTTTGGTGAGAAAATTTTAAGGCTCGGAGATCGAGTCATTCAGACAAGAAACAATTATAATTTAGGTATTTTTAACGGGGATATTGGCAAAATTTCTGAAATAGATTTAGAGGAGCTTTCTTGTGAAGTTGTTTTTCAGGGAGCCGATGAGCGAAGAGTGATTTTCCAAAGAGAAGATCTTTCTGAACTTGTACTCGCCTATGCGATAACTATTCATAAAAGTCAGGGAAGTGAATTTCAAGCTGTGATTATTCCAGTGCTAGGGCAGCATTTTAATATGTTATTTAGAAATTTAATTTACACAGGAATGACCAGGGCCAAAAAATTGGCCATTTTTGTCGGGAGTCGAAAAGCTTTAACCCTGGCTATTGGTCAAATTGATAATAGGGAAAGGCAAACAGCCTTGACTGAATTATTATCTCAACTTTTTTGAACTAAGTACCGATTCCTATTCTGATGAATCATGTGCAATTAAAAAATTTAAAAAGGTTTTCAGTTAGTTTTGTCCTGATTTCTTTTTGTTTGGTGGCTTGGGAGAATCAGCCATTTTTAAAAATGACCTCAATGAATTTTGAACGGGCGACATTGGATTATCGGTATAAGAATTTTATGCCCCAAAGAATGCCATCAAAGGACATCGTATTTGTTGATATTGACGATCAATCATTAAATTCACTCAATGATAGGTTAGGTCGTTGGCCTTGGAGTCGTGAAGTTACGAGCAATGCCATAGAATATATTGAACAAGGAAATCCAAAAATTATATTAATGGATATTTTATACTCAGAAAACGATAAGAAAAATCCTGAAAAGGATGATTTTTTAGCTAAGACTATTTCCAATTATAAAAATGTTTCATTTGCTCTCAGTTTCGAGAATTTTGAGGGCAATAAGGCGGATCGATTGCCCGCCAGTCAAGTGCCATTTTCAATTGATATAAAGAATTATCAACCGAAGTCCAATAATTATTTTTTGTCCTATACGAAACCATTTAGTCCTTTATGGGAAAGCCTTTCCCATGTTCATGTAGTCAATACAACAAAAGATTCAGATGGCCTATTTCGATTTGCTCCATTGTTTTTTGAGTACAATTCAGAAGTGTTCCCTTCATTGACTTTCAAAGCGGTATCTCAATTTGTAAACAACCCAACATACCTCATTGAAGATCATCGGCTATTGTTGTTTGAAAATGACGTGATAAAATATAGAATTCCTTTGGATGATAATTTTAATCTTAAATTGCATTTTTATCCTCATAAAAATTTATTTAAAACTATAAAATTCGATAAGATCTATCAAGACTCTTTAAGCGTGCTTCAGGGTGAGATTTCTGATCCTGAAGCCCATTTAAAAAAACTCAAAGAAGACTTTGAGAACAAAATTGTCCTTATCGGTGGCAGCGCTACGGGACTTCAGGATTTGAAGGTTACGAATATCGATAAAGATTTTCCGGGAGTATTATTACACGGGACGGCGATTTCAAATATTCTAAATAACAATTATTTAAAAACTATTCCGGTTTATTCTAAATATTTAATTGCCCTCTTATTTATGATTGTCATTTATCTTAGTTTTATCTTCCTAAACAATGTGATCGTAAAAAATATTTTTCCACTTTTGTTCATGGGTGGGTATATCTATTTTTCTTTAATCCTTTTCCAAAATAACGAGATAGATCTCCCCATAGCAACGCCTTTGATTTTTGGTTTCCTAAGTTATGGAGATGGGATACTTTATCTGACTTTAGTTGAGGCCAAGCAGAAGAAAAAAATCATGGGGACACTCTCAAAATACTTATCACCTCAGGTCACCTCACAATTAATTGAAAAAGGGATAGATCCAACGGCAGAGGTAGGGCACAAACAGGAGCTGACCATTTTGTTTTCAGATATCAGAGGATTTACAACCCTTTCAGAGACCATTAAACCTGAACAAGTTGTCGAAATGTTAAATTTCTATTTAGCTAGAATGACAGACGTCGTATTCAACAATCAAGGTACCTTGGACAAGTTTATAGGGGATGCTGTGATGGCATTTTGGGGGGCCCCGGTCGACGACAGCAAACATGCTCTCAATGCAGTCATCTCGGCCCTGAGCATGAAGTTCAAACTAAAAGAAATAAACAAACATTTCTTATCAAAGTATAATATGGAATTTAAAATTGGAATTGGTGTCAATACAGGAAATGTCATTGTCGGAAACATTGGTAGCAATAAAAGACTCGATTACACCGTTATCGGTGATAATGTAAATTTAGCCTCTCGACTAGAGGGTTTGACCAAGAATTATGGCATAGAGATTTTGATTGGTGAAGCGACATTTAGTTCGATTAAAGACTCCATATTTTGTCGGCCTATTGATTGGGTTTTGGTAAAAGGAAAAAAAGAAGCCACAAGCATTTATGAACCGATTGTATTAAAATCAAAGATGACCGAAAAAGATCAAGAATTATATGACACCTATTCCAAAGGTCTAGGTTTTTATAGAAGTGCCAAGTTTCATGAGGCCAAAATATGTTTTGAAGAGTTAATTCAAAAATTTCAAGATCCACCATCTAGGGTGATGCTAGATAGATGTTGCCATTTGATTGAAAATCCTCCGAGTCACTGGACTGGAGTGTATACGTTTTCTTCTAAATAAGGGCTAAGAAGAGTAGATATTTCTAGACGGGTTTTTTAACTAATTTCTATTCTGTTTCAAAAAAATAAATTATCCTAGGCCTATCCATTGGATTGAAGAGGAATTAGAATGAAATTGGTTTTTGGATTGTTTTTTATTATAAGCATTGTTGTTGAAGTCTGTTTCGCGAAAGAAGTGGTTTTTATCACCGTTCTTAAAGGAAAAATTTTAAAAGAAAATAACTCGCAAAGCGAAGCTTTGGAAGAGCTGGCCAGAGGAGATTCCATGGAGATTATCAAAATGGAAGGTGCTTGGTATCACGTTAACTATAAGGGAAAAACGGGTTGGATTGCCAAACTTTTCACTTCTAAATCGCCGCCGTTAAAAAATTCAGATATTAACAATTTAAAAAAAATAGATTCAGATAAAGTGGGCAGAGTTCGTTTAAATTACGAAAATAAAGGCGCTGCCAGGGGTTTAACAGACGCAACAACTAAATTGAGTCGAAATGGGTATGAAGACAACCAAAAATTATTTGAAGGAATTCAGTCCATAGAAAACCAAAATTTCAGCAAAGATGATATTCTTAATTTTCAAAATGAGGGAAAATTAAAACAATGAAGAAATTCACATTACTTTTAATTCTTGGCTTTCTGTCGATAGTCTTAATGGATTGTCAGTCAAATACAAAAAATCAAAGCGGTTCAGCTGCTAAACGGAAAACCTTGTCCAACCCGATGGAGGACAAATCTTTAAAAAACCAAATAGAGCAGGAACTTCAAGAAGAGCAACTACTTGGGAAGCTCTTATTAGAAAATTTCATCAAAGACTATGGAAATTTTAATTCAGACAAACCCTTAAACAAATACATTCAATTGTCTGGAAATAATATCTCTTATCAGTTTGGTAGAAGTGAAATCGTTTTTAAGTTCGGGATTTTGAATACGATGGAAGTGAATGCCTATTCCTTACCCGGAGGGTACGTGCTCTTAACAAGGGGTCTGTTAGAAAAAATTAAAAATGAAAGTGAATTAGCTGCGGTTATGGGACATGAAGTCGCCCATATCAACCAAAAGCATATTTTTAAAACAGTTCGAAAAGACAGGCAAATTGGTTTTGCTGAAACATTGACTTCCATTTTGTCCATGGGAAAGGCGAGCCTGAGCAGCGCGATGTCTCAAGCCATTGGTGAAAGTGTTCAGCTGTTAACAAAAACGGGGTTAAACAGAGAACAAGAGTTTGAAGCGGACGAGTATGGTGTGTCGTTTGCCAGTCAAGCTGGATATGATCCACGTGATTACATTAATCTTTTAAATAGACTTAAAACTAAATCCGATACGACCAACTTAAAAAATACACACCCACCTTTTGACATGAGAGTCTCAAAAATTGAAGCGATGATAAAGTCAAATTCGATTTCGACTGAATTGAGATGGGATAAAAGCTCGCTTGATGAACGATTTTCTTTGAATTTCAAAAATTTAACTAAAATGGAATAGGTTGATGATAAAAAAAAATATTAATTTAAAATTAATCGTAAATTTAAAAATAAAACTGATCCTATTTTCTGTGCTTTATCAATTTTGTTGCGTCGCTGATGACTTTCACTACAAAGATGTCATTATTGGTGAGCGTGCGTCTGGTTTAGGGGGATCCTACATAGCTATTTCTGACGATCCCAGTGGCCTATGGTATAATCCAGCAGGAATTATATTTAGTTTTGAAAACTATTTTAGTTTATCAGCAAATGCTTATAATGAAACAAGTGAAGTGTATAAAAATGTTTTTAAAAATGGAAACTACTCTTATAAATCAAAAGGTTTGATTCCTAATTTCTTTGGATTTACGCAAACTTTTAAAGATTATAAGTGGGGTTTTGCTGTCATTGTGCCAAAGTCCGATCTTATTGATCAAGATGATGAAGTGGGGGATATATCTTCAATTGCTGGTGCCGCCAAATCTTTACAAAGAAAATTTTTTAGACAGAATAATATGACGGGAATCGGTTTCGGAGGTGCCACCAAAATCAAAGAGGGATTGACGGTGGGAATCTCTTTATTTGGAATGTTTCGCGATGAAAAAATGATAGATAATCAATTGATAGAGTTTAATGCAGATGGATCAAGTAAGGAAAAATTTTTGATACTGAATACCTCTTTAAATAGAAAAACTTTTTCAATTTATCCAAAATTAGGAATGCAGTACATGGCAACTAAGGAATTATCATTGGGGATAACTCTGTCAAAAATTCAACATCTTTCAGGCGAAACTAAAACTCGCACCTATAAAAACAGTACCATTGCAGATGGGAGTGCGAGTTCAGGTCTACCAAAGGATTTTCAATATAATTTGAGTGCCGATTTGGTTAAAGGGAACCAAACCGTAAAGTCTTTTGAGTTGTCACCCTTAGAAGTAGCCTTAGGGGCCGCCTACTTTCCCTCAAAACAGTTAATGCTCACTGCTGATCTAAATTATTATTCAGGCGATACTGAGTTCAAAGACTTTAAGACAGTGGATACTTTTAATTTAGCGATGGGGACTGAATATTTTCTTTCAGATAAAAAGGCGATACGTCTTGGATTATATACAAATAATGCTAATACCAAACAACTTAGCTCAGATGCCGCCAATCAACCGCCTCATGTGGATATGTTTGGGGTGACAGCAAGCATGACGATTTTTTCTGCTGGTTCAGCCTTGTCCTTTGGAGCCCTTTACTCAAATGGAAAAGGAAAGGGGCAGGCTGTAGGTGATGTGACAGTTCAGCAAGACATAGAAAGAACCTCGATGACAGCTTATTTAACGGGTAGCTATCAAATGTAGTCCTAGAGCGGATTGCAGGCGATTGCGACACCGGCGGTCAGGAAAATGGTTATTTACAAATTTTAAAACTATGGGAATACTTACTAAATATGAATAATGTTCCTATCTTTGGTTTTTCAGATCCAATTAGTAGTTGGTCTCATTTTTTTACCGCGCTGATGGCGCTCACAGGCAGTTATTTTCTAATGGTCAAAGGGAGAGGGAATTCTTGGCGAGTGTTATCCCTAGGGGTCTATGCTTTTTCCCTCATTTTTTTATTTTCAATGAGTGGAGTTTTTCACTTGTTACCAAGAGAAGGTCTCTCGAGAGCGGTTATGCAAAGGTTAGATCATGCGGGTATATGGATATTAATCGCTGGAACCTTCACGCCTTTGCATGCCATCTTATTTCGTGGAAAGTGGCGATGGCTTATTTTGTTGTGTATCTGGACGATTGCCATTACCGGTTTGGTTTTGGAAATAGTTTTCTTTAAAGATTTTCCAGAATGGCTAGCGCTTTCGTTTTTTTTAGGAATGGGTTGGATTGGAAAACTAAGTGATTATAAATTCAGAAAAAGTTATCCGCAGCATAGTCCTCGATTGATTATTTTTGGCGGATTAAGCTATTCCATTGGTGCCATCATTGATTTTACTCGTTGGCCCATATTGTGGTATCAATACATTGGACCCCATGAAGTGTTTCATTTCTTTGTAACCTTAGGGGCTTTTTGCCACTGGCTTTTTATCTATAAATGGTGTGACCATCCCATATCGGATAAATTTATATGCGATGTGAAAATATATTCTGAAAATGATTTTGTCTTAAATGCTTTAAATGATCGTTTGTATTTATCTGCAAAATCTTTAAATGAGATTAAGGAGAAAGCCTTAGCTCAAATCCAAAAACGTTATCATCAAAAACCAACCTACGAAGTATTTTTTAGATATTTTCATGAAGAAAAAACTTCTTCGGATAAATTTTAAAGAAAGAGTTAGTTATGAAAAGCTCAGATGTCAGAAGTTCATTTGTAAATTATTTTAAAAGACAAGGACATGTCCATTTGCCAAGCTCATCATTAATTCCAGAGAATGATGCCACATTGCTTTTTGCCAATGCAGGAATGAATCAATTTAAGAATTTATTCTTAGGATTAGAAAAAAAGGATTATCGACGGGCGGTGACCTCTCAAAAATGTGTGAGGGCCGGAGGAAAACATAATGACCTGGAAAATGTTGGTTTTACAGCTCGCCATCATACTTTTTTTGAGATGTTGGGAAATTTTTCCTTTGGCGACTACTTCAAAAAAGAAGCCATTCATTTTGCGTGGGAATACCTAACAAAAGATTTAGGATTGGATAAAAATAAACTTTTTGTAACTGTTTTTCAAAATGACGATGAAGCTGCAGATATTTGGCATCATCAAGAGGGTGTTCCTAAGGACAGAATTTTTAGATTTGGCGAGAAAGATAATTTTTGGAGAATGGGCGATACCGGCCCCTGTGGGCCCTGCTCGGAAATATTTTTTGATCGTGGTGAAGAGTTTGGAAAAATAAAAGATCCTTTCAAATCCATCGAAAGTGGTGAAGACCGAATTATCGAAATTTGGAATTTAGTTTTCATGCAATTCTTTGAAAAGTCCCCAGGAGTGATGGAACCTCTACCGAAACCCTCTGTGGACACAGGAGCAGGATTAGAACGCGTTGTATCTGTCGTACAAGGACAGTGGAATAATTTTGATACCGATATTTTTCAACCGATGATTCAGTCTGCTTGTCGTGTCAGCGGGATGGACTATGTGACTGATGTTAAGATTCTTGAATCCCATAAAGATATTTTAGAAAAGACTTCGGCCCTCCGAGTTCTTGCAGATCATTGCCGTTCCACCGGGTTTCTGATTGCCGACGGAGCTTTGCCTTCAAACGAAGGACGAGGCTACGTTTTACGCAGGATCATTCGTCGGGCCATTCGTTATGGCAGAAAACTATCTGACAAATCATTACTCTATCCCATGGTGGAAGCTTTGATCACATCGATGTCAGAGGCTTACCCAGAATTAGCACAAAGAAAAATTCACATTTTGAATACGGTTAAAGATGAAGAAACCAGATTTTTACAAACATTGGATGTGGGTTCTGAAATTTTAGAAAACGAAATTAAAAATTTGAAACAACATGGGAAAAAGAAGCTTTCTGGGGACGTTCTTTTTAAACTCTATGATACCTATGGCTTTCCTGTTGATTTGAGTCGTCTTATTGCTGAAGAAAAAGGAATCCTTTCTGATGAAGCAGAATTTGAAAAGCTTGCTATCGAAGCGAAGTCCAAAGCCAGAGCCTCATGGAAAGGCAAGTCCATGGATGCAGATCAGGCTCATTTAATCAAATTGACTTCGGAGTGTTTAAATAAAAATAAAGCGACGGTGTTTGTTGGCTATTCTCAACTAAATATTGAATCGCAAATTATGATTATGTCTGATGGACATCATCAGGTGGATAAATTGATGGCAGGACAGAGTGGTTTTGTTGTTCTGGATAAAACCTCATTTTATGCCGAAAGTGGGGGGCAATCTGGTGACAAGGGTTTCATCGCAGCCACGGGATTAGGATCAGGCATAGCAGGTTTAACTTCTGACTTTAAAACGAGAGTGGAAAATACGGTAAAACTAAATGATATTTTTATGCACTCAATTGAAGTGTTAGAGGGTGATCTTCAAGTCGGAGCGAAAGTCATAGCTGAAGTAGATAAACAATCTAGAAATCAAACAGCCGCCAATCATTCAGCGACTCACTTACTACATGCAGCCCTTAGAAAGGTACTTGGAGAGCAAGTTACCCAAGCGGGCTCTTTAGTGGATGATCAAAAATTAAGATTTGATTTTACTTACAATAAACCACTGACTTTTGCAGAAATTGAAAAAGTTGAAAATCTCGTTAACTCTGCAATTTCATCCTCACTTGAAGTTGGCACTCATTTGATGAGTTACCCTCAAGCTTTGGAATTTGGCGCGATGGCCTTATTTGGTGAAAAATATAGCGAGCAGGTAAGAGTGCTCAAAATGGGAGATTTTTCCTGTGAACTATGCGGTGGGACTCATGTAAAAAACACTTCAGAAATCAGGGTTTTTAAAATTGTTTCTGAAACGGGTGTCAGCAGTGGGGTCCGAAGAGTCGAAGCCTTATCTGGAGATATGGGCGTCAAGTACCTATTTAAAAGCCTCAATGAAAATCAAAAATCTAAACAGGACGCATCTATTCATGAAAATTGGGAAACCTTTTTAAGTAAATCCACATTTGAATTACCTCTGTGGATTGAAGCAAGGAAAAATGAAATTAAAGAATTAGATCGTGAAATAAGGAAGCTTAAGTTAAATCAAGTAGATGTCGATCAGGTTGTATCTTCGAAGTTTCAAACCCAAGGCGCTGTTGCCTGTGTGGTTGCCAAAGTAGAAACAGATGACCGCGAGGCCATCGCTGAAATTGTCGATAGAATAAAAAACAAACTACAACAAGGAATCGTCGTGGTTCTAGGCGCTGGAACTGTTGCCTCACAACAACAGTTCCCTTTGGTTGTAGGTGTAAGTAAAGATTTAATTTCGAAAATAAAAGCCGGAGATATCGTCAAAAAGCTCTGTCAAAAATTCGGAGGCAATGGGGGCGGCCGACCTGATTTCGCTCAGGGTTCTGTTTCTAGCTTTAACGATTTACAATTACTTAAGAACCTTATCGCTGAAACCTATTAGAACAACAGGCGTGCGTACTTAATCGTCTAACAATGGTACCAAGGAGCGTTGAGCTTTTAACAGGATTAATACACAGGACGTTAAGGCCTTTTGTTCCTGGAAATAATTAGTGGATTCTAAGGCCAGATTTCAAAGTACTCTATAATCCAAGAGCTTCGGATTTCATGGCTTCTTCGGATTGTTTTTGTTCTTTCATTTGGGATTGAATTTTATCGAAACCAACGGTTTTTCCTTTACCCACACCGGGACAGAAGGCGACGACTTCCTTGGCCCATGACTTAGGGTTCATGAGTTCTGGCCAAAAAGGCCAAGTTCGGCATTGGGTAGGACGGGCTTCATAAATTTGACATCTTTTCTTTTTCAGGAACATACAATCGGGATTTTTTGGATCTTCGATAAGGTGCCAAAAACCATTTTTAGAAGTGCAATATTTTTTAGTAAAGGCAGATGTCGTGAGTTTAAGGTTTCTGGCGATTTTTCTTCTGTCCTCTAGCGTGAGAAAAACAAACCCAAACTCACCATGGGAGGTACAACATTTTCCGGAGCCTTGACACTCAAATTGGACCCCTTCCGCAAGGAACGGCTTGTGAGGTTTTTTGGTTAAAGTGTTTTTCGTAGGAAAAGATTTAGGAATAGATTCTTGAGAGGGTAAATGATGTTTAGTATTCATAGGAAATTCTTTCTATATAGTTTTAACAAAGGGTTGAAATAGATTTCTTATTTCATTTGGGATAGACATTTTTTTAAAAGTAATTTTGTCAGTAAATACATGAATCAAAGTGCACTCTAAAAATATCTGATCATTTTTCATAAATTGATAGAATGAGGTGAAGCTGCTAGTTCCCATTTTTAATAAAGTTAATTGAATCTGGATCGTTGATCCAGCGACTAAGGGATGGTGAAAAACACAGTTTGAAGAAACTATGGGGGTGAGCCATTCTGGATGATGAAACCAATAGGACCAGTCATTTTTTAAACTTAACAACCAAGCCTCGTAAGCACGGTGGCAGATAGTCCAAGTGTTGGCAAAAAATAGGATGCCTGCAGGATCACACTCATCGAAATGTATTTGGTAATTTAATGTATAATTCATATTTGTTTTAGCCAAAGTATTGTGTTAATTCCAGGTAATCTCAAGGAGAATTTTTTGATTATTTATGACCAAGAATTAAAAATTTACAGTTCAAAGGACTTTCCTACCTATTTGCCTAAATTAAATTCACTCTATGATGATTTATTTGCAGGAGGGAAGGGCTTTCGAGCAAAACTCGTAAAAGGGGTATCTCAGAATCTGGCGATGCCAGAAAAGGCCGATTCTTTATTAGCCCAGACAATTGAATTTATTCATAATGCGTCGTTATTGCATGATGACTTGGTTGACAGGTCAAATTTACGAAGGGGCAAGCCGGCAGCTTGGACTCGGTACAGTCCAGAATACGCGGTTCTTGCTGGAGATTATTTA carries:
- a CDS encoding YkgJ family cysteine cluster protein — translated: MNTKHHLPSQESIPKSFPTKNTLTKKPHKPFLAEGVQFECQGSGKCCTSHGEFGFVFLTLEDRRKIARNLKLTTSAFTKKYCTSKNGFWHLIEDPKNPDCMFLKKKRCQIYEARPTQCRTWPFWPELMNPKSWAKEVVAFCPGVGKGKTVGFDKIQSQMKEQKQSEEAMKSEALGL
- a CDS encoding adenylate/guanylate cyclase domain-containing protein is translated as MNFERATLDYRYKNFMPQRMPSKDIVFVDIDDQSLNSLNDRLGRWPWSREVTSNAIEYIEQGNPKIILMDILYSENDKKNPEKDDFLAKTISNYKNVSFALSFENFEGNKADRLPASQVPFSIDIKNYQPKSNNYFLSYTKPFSPLWESLSHVHVVNTTKDSDGLFRFAPLFFEYNSEVFPSLTFKAVSQFVNNPTYLIEDHRLLLFENDVIKYRIPLDDNFNLKLHFYPHKNLFKTIKFDKIYQDSLSVLQGEISDPEAHLKKLKEDFENKIVLIGGSATGLQDLKVTNIDKDFPGVLLHGTAISNILNNNYLKTIPVYSKYLIALLFMIVIYLSFIFLNNVIVKNIFPLLFMGGYIYFSLILFQNNEIDLPIATPLIFGFLSYGDGILYLTLVEAKQKKKIMGTLSKYLSPQVTSQLIEKGIDPTAEVGHKQELTILFSDIRGFTTLSETIKPEQVVEMLNFYLARMTDVVFNNQGTLDKFIGDAVMAFWGAPVDDSKHALNAVISALSMKFKLKEINKHFLSKYNMEFKIGIGVNTGNVIVGNIGSNKRLDYTVIGDNVNLASRLEGLTKNYGIEILIGEATFSSIKDSIFCRPIDWVLVKGKKEATSIYEPIVLKSKMTEKDQELYDTYSKGLGFYRSAKFHEAKICFEELIQKFQDPPSRVMLDRCCHLIENPPSHWTGVYTFSSK
- the alaS gene encoding alanine--tRNA ligase encodes the protein MKSSDVRSSFVNYFKRQGHVHLPSSSLIPENDATLLFANAGMNQFKNLFLGLEKKDYRRAVTSQKCVRAGGKHNDLENVGFTARHHTFFEMLGNFSFGDYFKKEAIHFAWEYLTKDLGLDKNKLFVTVFQNDDEAADIWHHQEGVPKDRIFRFGEKDNFWRMGDTGPCGPCSEIFFDRGEEFGKIKDPFKSIESGEDRIIEIWNLVFMQFFEKSPGVMEPLPKPSVDTGAGLERVVSVVQGQWNNFDTDIFQPMIQSACRVSGMDYVTDVKILESHKDILEKTSALRVLADHCRSTGFLIADGALPSNEGRGYVLRRIIRRAIRYGRKLSDKSLLYPMVEALITSMSEAYPELAQRKIHILNTVKDEETRFLQTLDVGSEILENEIKNLKQHGKKKLSGDVLFKLYDTYGFPVDLSRLIAEEKGILSDEAEFEKLAIEAKSKARASWKGKSMDADQAHLIKLTSECLNKNKATVFVGYSQLNIESQIMIMSDGHHQVDKLMAGQSGFVVLDKTSFYAESGGQSGDKGFIAATGLGSGIAGLTSDFKTRVENTVKLNDIFMHSIEVLEGDLQVGAKVIAEVDKQSRNQTAANHSATHLLHAALRKVLGEQVTQAGSLVDDQKLRFDFTYNKPLTFAEIEKVENLVNSAISSSLEVGTHLMSYPQALEFGAMALFGEKYSEQVRVLKMGDFSCELCGGTHVKNTSEIRVFKIVSETGVSSGVRRVEALSGDMGVKYLFKSLNENQKSKQDASIHENWETFLSKSTFELPLWIEARKNEIKELDREIRKLKLNQVDVDQVVSSKFQTQGAVACVVAKVETDDREAIAEIVDRIKNKLQQGIVVVLGAGTVASQQQFPLVVGVSKDLISKIKAGDIVKKLCQKFGGNGGGRPDFAQGSVSSFNDLQLLKNLIAETY
- a CDS encoding hemolysin III family protein yields the protein MNNVPIFGFSDPISSWSHFFTALMALTGSYFLMVKGRGNSWRVLSLGVYAFSLIFLFSMSGVFHLLPREGLSRAVMQRLDHAGIWILIAGTFTPLHAILFRGKWRWLILLCIWTIAITGLVLEIVFFKDFPEWLALSFFLGMGWIGKLSDYKFRKSYPQHSPRLIIFGGLSYSIGAIIDFTRWPILWYQYIGPHEVFHFFVTLGAFCHWLFIYKWCDHPISDKFICDVKIYSENDFVLNALNDRLYLSAKSLNEIKEKALAQIQKRYHQKPTYEVFFRYFHEEKTSSDKF
- a CDS encoding M48 family metalloprotease, which gives rise to MKKFTLLLILGFLSIVLMDCQSNTKNQSGSAAKRKTLSNPMEDKSLKNQIEQELQEEQLLGKLLLENFIKDYGNFNSDKPLNKYIQLSGNNISYQFGRSEIVFKFGILNTMEVNAYSLPGGYVLLTRGLLEKIKNESELAAVMGHEVAHINQKHIFKTVRKDRQIGFAETLTSILSMGKASLSSAMSQAIGESVQLLTKTGLNREQEFEADEYGVSFASQAGYDPRDYINLLNRLKTKSDTTNLKNTHPPFDMRVSKIEAMIKSNSISTELRWDKSSLDERFSLNFKNLTKME
- a CDS encoding acyl-CoA thioesterase; translation: MNYTLNYQIHFDECDPAGILFFANTWTICHRAYEAWLLSLKNDWSYWFHHPEWLTPIVSSNCVFHHPLVAGSTIQIQLTLLKMGTSSFTSFYQFMKNDQIFLECTLIHVFTDKITFKKMSIPNEIRNLFQPFVKTI
- a CDS encoding SH3 domain-containing protein gives rise to the protein MKLVFGLFFIISIVVEVCFAKEVVFITVLKGKILKENNSQSEALEELARGDSMEIIKMEGAWYHVNYKGKTGWIAKLFTSKSPPLKNSDINNLKKIDSDKVGRVRLNYENKGAARGLTDATTKLSRNGYEDNQKLFEGIQSIENQNFSKDDILNFQNEGKLKQ